The Rhodothermus profundi genome segment GTCCCAGCAGCTAACGCCCCCCTGTTAGGGAGCGCGGCCAGCCATGCTGTCGGTTAATTAACGGCGCTGGCAAAACGAGACGGCCTGCTTCCGGCTGATCGTTTTCCAAGCCAGCGTGCTATGTTCATTGCAGGAGAACTATTGGGCCGGCCGTAGGCCTGTGGCAGGCCGGCGCTGGCTGTCCGCAACTCAGAACCGCAGCAACGAATGGCGATGGTAGCGAAACGCCTGGTTCGGGTTGGGCTCGGGCTAGTCCTTATTCTGTTTATTCTGGCGGCGATCGGGTACGTCTGGCTGCATACCCCTTCTATTCCGCGGGCTGAACTGGAGCAACTGTACGCCAACGTCCGTTCGCAATTTCTGGATCTGGAAAGTGGCACGCGCATCCATTTCCGGGACGAAGGGCCGCAGGATGCTCCCTTGGCCGTCGTGTTGCTCCATGGTCTGGCCAGCTCCTTGCATACCTGGGAAGGATGGGTAAAAATGCTTGCAGACCGCTACCGCGTGGTCACGCTTGATCTGCCCGGGCATGGGCTAACCGGGCGCACCGTCGAAGATCAATACGACCGCGTCGAGATGGTGGCCGCCATTGCCGCCGTGGTCGATCAGCTTGGACTCGAACGTTTTGTAATCGGCGGCAATTCGATGGGAGGAGAGATGGCAATGGCGTACACGCTTGCCCATCCTGAGCGGGTTGTTGGGCTGATCCTTGTAAATTCGGCGGGATTGCGCAGGCGCTCTTCCAACCAGCAGGTACCCATCGGTTTTCGGATAGCTCAGCTTTCCTGGGTGCGCCCCCTGGTTCAGCACATTACGCCCCGAGCCTTGATCGCGCATAGCGTTGCAGCCGTCTATGCCAATCCTGACCAACTGACGCCTGAGGTGGTGGATCGTTACTGGAAACTGCTGCGCATGGAAGGGTCGCGCCTGGCGCTGATGAAGCGCTTTGTGGTAATGGTTGAAGAGCCGCCGTTGCCCGTGGAGCAGATCAAGCAGCCGGCCCTGGTGCTGTGGGGACGCGAAGATCGCCTGATCCCTCTTGCTATCGGCGAGGTGCTGGCGCAACGTCTGCCACATGCCAGGCTTGTCGTTCTTGACGGGCTGGGCCATGTGCCTCAGGAGGAAGATCCGGTGCGTTCACTGCTGCCCGTGGAAGATTTTCTGGTAAGCCTGCTTCAGTCCGACGGACAGACCGAGAGCAAGAATCCGTAAACCTCTTGTCTCCTCTTTGAGGCTGTTTCGCATTCCCAGACGGTACGTGGGGCGTGGGAGAAAACACCACATGCTATGGACGCTATGCCTGGCTATCGCTTAAATTGGTGTGGCCAGGAGAGCGAGCGTACAACGGTTCTTTTTTCGGGCGTGCGACTAAGGTGGGCGGAGGGCTCGACATAGTCAAAATGCGCGGCTGGAAGTAGCGCTACCCCTGCCTGACGATGCTTTACCCACTGATGCGCAGCGTTTGCAGGCGCTTGAAAAATGTGCAGGCGTTTCATCGTGCGCGTAATTGAGGAACACAGGTTCGCCTGCCACATGCTCCGTGAGTAAAGTACCTGTATGGATGGGACGACAAAAGGCGGGCCTCTTGCTGTGAGCAATATGGCGCCCCTCCCCGCGTCTTTCTTTGCGCGACCGACGCTGGAAGTGGCCCGGGATCTGCTGGGGCGATGGCTGGTCCATGAACATCCAAGCGGCGTCCGTCTGGTAGGACGGATCGTAGAGACCGAAGCCTATCGGCAGGACGATCCGGCCTGTCATGGGTGGCGCCTGGTTGACCCAACCACGGGTGCTGTGCGTCCGAAAGGGCGCGCCTACGATCTGTTTGCGTCGCCCGGTACGGCCTATGTGTATCTGAACTACGGCATGTACTGGCTGCTCAATGTGGTAACTGAGCCGGAAGGCGTGGGTGCAGCGGTGCTCATTCGGGCCGTAGAGCCGGTGGAAGGCCTTGCCTTCATGCAGACCCGGCGCCCGAGAGTGCGCCGACCCTATGAGCTGACGAGTGGACCAGGGCGCCTTACCGTGGCCTTTGATATCGACGGACGGTATCACCGAAAACCGCTAACAGCACCGCCGCTCTACTTTGCCCCGGGAATGCCCGTCTCGGATCAAGAAGTGGGCACTTCTTCCCGCATTGGCCTATCACGGGGCACCGACCGCCCCTGGCGCTTTTTTATCCGAGACAACCCTTATGTGTCTGGCCGACGGCTGCAGCAATAGTAACGAAACGCTTGGGCCGCCACTTGCTTGTCACCAGGAGGAGCCTGAGCGGGACGGGCACTTTGAACGCGAATCAGGCGTTCCCTTCAGTCCTGAAATGACCCAAGGGTATGCAGACAGCCCACCAATGAGCACCTATAAATCCTCCGAGCAGATTCGGCAGTCGTTTCTGGACTTCTTCCGGGAAAAAGGCCACGAAATTGTCCCGAGCGCGCCGCTTGTGCCCCAGAATGATCCGACCCTGCTGTTCACCAACGCAGGCATGAACCAGTTCAAAGACGTGTTCCTGGGCACGGGCACGCGTCCGTACAGGCGGGCAGCTAATACCCAGAAGTGCCTGCGCGTCTCCGGCAAGCACAATGATCTCGAAGAGGTGGGGCACGATACGTACCACCACACGTTCTTCGAGATGCTGGGCAACTGGAGCTTCGGGGATTACTTCAAGCGCGAAGCCATCCGCTGGGCCTGGGAGCTGCTCGTTGAACGCTGGGGATTGGACCCGGATCGGCTCTACGTAACCGTTCATGAAGGGGACGAAGCGCTGGGGCTGGCGCCCGACACCGAAGCAGCCGACCTATGGAAGTCGGAAACGTCCATCGATCCTTCACACATCAAGTTCTGCCCGACCAAGGACAACTTCTGGATGATGGGAGACACCGGCCCCTGTGGTCCCTGTAGCGAAATTCACATTGATCTTCGCCCCGATGAGGAGCGGCAGCGCGTGCCGGGCATCACGCTGGTCAATGCCGACGATCCGCGCGTTATTGAGATCTGGAACCTGGTTTTCATCCAGTACAATGCGCTACCGGACGGCCGCCTGGAGCCGCTCAAGGCAAAGCACGTCGATACCGGCATGGGGCTGGAACGTATTGTGGCGGTGCTTCAGGGCAAAACCTCAAACTACGACACCGATCTGTTTGCCCCTATCCTCCAACGGGCGGCCGAGCTTTCACCACGCCCGGAAGTGCGCGGCTACGACGACCTGCGCGTGGAGGACGAGCGGGAACGTGAACGCATCCGGGTAGCCCTGCGTGTTGTGGCCGACCATATCCGCGCCATCGCTTTTGCCATTGCTGACGGGGTGGTGCCGGGCAACACCGGCCGCGGATACGTCATTCGGCGCATTCTCCGACGGGCTGTCCGCTACGGGTACCAGACGCTGAATTTCCGCGAACCTTTTCTCTACCGGCTTGTCGAGCCGCTGGCCCATAAGATGGGCAACGTCTTTCCGGAAATTGAGCGGCATCGCGCCTATGTAGAACGGGTCATCCGGGCAGAGGAAGAAAGCTTCCTGGCAACGCTGGGTACCGGCCTGGCCTTCTTCGAACGCCTGTTGCCCTACCTGAAGGCGGCTGCCGAAGGGCGCCCGATAGAGGCGATTCGCGAAGATCTGCAGCGCGACAGCCAGGCAATTGACCTCCTTCAGAAAGCGTATGTGGATACAGCCGACCGAAAGGCAATGGTGGAAGCCTTTCTGAAAAGTGCGGCGGAAAAGAACGTGCCTGGCGAAGTGGCTTTTCTGCTGCATGACACCTATGGCTTTCCGATAGACCTGACGCAACTCATGGCCCGTGAGGAGGGGCTGGGCGTGGATATGGCGCGCTACGAGGAGCTGATGCAACGCCAACGCGAACGGGCACGGGCCGCCTCTACCTTCGGAGCAGTGGTGCTGACAGCCGACGACGAAGAAGCCGGTTGGAAGCGCATCAGCGAAGGGGAGGATTCCGTCTTTGTGGGCTACGACACCACGCGCGTTGAAGCAGCACGCATCCGGGCCCTGCGCACCGTCGAAACGCCCCACGGGCCACGCCATGAGCTGGTGCTCGACCAGACACCTTTTTACGCAGAAAGTGGCGGTCAGGTAGGGGATACAGGCGTGCTGCGCGTGGGCGACGAGGAGATTCAGGTCCGGGACACCCAGAAGCTCGGCGGCCACATCGTCCACTATGTAGATCGACTTCCAAAGGAGCCGGATGCGCCGGTCGAGGCTGTGGTGGATGCGGCGCGCCGCAAGCGTATTGAAAAGCACCATACGGCCACGCACCTGCTGCACGCCGCGCTGCGTGAGATCTTAGGAACGCATGTGCAGCAGAAGGGCTCGCTCGTAGCACCCGACCGACTACGCTTCGACTTTAGCCACTTTGAGCGCGTAACGCCTGAACTGCTACGCCAGATCGAAGCCCGGGTCAATGAAGTCATTCAGCGAAACGTGCCGCGCATCGAAGAACGCGACGTACCCTTTCAGGAGGCCATTGCGCGGGGCGCCATGGCGCTTTTCGGGGAGAAGTATGGCGACCGCGTGCGTGTGATTACCTTTGACCCGAACTTTTCCATGGAACTCTGCGGCGGCACCCATGTGGCAGCGACCGGCGAACTGGGCGTATTTCGCATCATTTCGGAAGGATCGGTGGCCTCGGGCATTCGGCGCGTGGAAGCGTTAGCCGGACAGGAAGCGCTCAACTGGATTAACCAGCAGCTCTCCGAACTGGAACAGGCGCGCGGGCAGTTCAAGAGCCTGCAACGGCCGTTGGATGAGGAGATTGCCCTCCTGCTGGAAACGCAGCGTCGGCTGGAAAAAGAGCTGGCAGCCCTCCGACGGGCGCAGCAGAAAGCGCGGCTGGCAACGCTGGTCGAACAGGCACATCGCGTAAACGGGCTGCGGGTGGTGACTGGCGAAATGGAGGCACTCTCTATGGACGAACTGCGCGAACTGGTGCAGGCGCTGCGGGACCAGATGGGCCGGGAGGGAGTGGCCGTGCTTGGTACCACGGACCCCGAGAAGCGCAAGGTGTATCTGGCGGCCGCGGTGACCGACGACGTGGTAGGACGGGGCGTAGAGGCCGGTCGGCTTGTTGGCGAGGTGGCTCGGATCGTAGGCGGAGGCGGCGGCGGACGCCCAACGCTGGCCACGGCCGGCGGGCGCCAGCCTGAAAAGCTTCGGGAAGCGCTTGAAGCCGTGCCGCGTCTGGTGCAGCAAATGGTGGGCTGAGCACGCGCTGTAATGTCCGCCACCGTTTTTGTTGATCCCGCGCCGACGCTTGGCTACCTGCCCTGTTGCGTGGAAGGGCCAGCAGCCTGGTTGCCAAAGGCCGCCTACGCTCTGCGCATGTTGCTACTGCCGTTGGGCTGGGCACCGCGCTGGGTAGACCGCCTTACGCTGAAGACGCTGGGCCAAGGAGTTTATTACGGACCGGCAGCAATGGGGTGGCCAGAGGGGGTGCTGGCTATTTGGCTTCACGAAACAACCCCTGCCTACTTTGCCTCTGGCCAACCCTATGGGCCTGAACGGGTACGCTGGCGATGGAATGGCGTGGAACCCTGGCCGGTGCTTTTTGGCAGTCCCGATGGCGCTTTCGATGATCCCATCGCGTCCGTCTTTTTCTGGCTTTCGGGCTGGCAGGAACAGGTTGTGCCGGCCCGTGACGAGCACGGGCGCACGCGCCATGCCGATTCGCTCCAGGCTGCGCTGGGAATCGCCACGCGACCGCCTGTTGAAGCAACGCGCGCCGCGCTGGCCCGAGCGTTGGCGCACCACGGCATCTCTGTGCGGCCTCGCCAGTGGCAGGGCCACCGCTGGGCATTTTGCCCCACCATCGATGTAGACTATCTGCGTAAATGGCGGCCTGGCATTCTCTACCGGGAGTTTGTGCTGTATCCTGTTCGCAATCTGCGCCAGCAGCCGCTTGCTGCTCGTCTGCGACGGCTGGGAGAGGTGATAGGGGAACTGCTGAGCCAGCCCGATCCCTTCCGGGTGGCCTTCTGGCGCATTGTCGAACGGATTCGGCCGCTAGGCACCGGTACGTTCTTTTTCAAAGCCGGCGCTACCAGCGCGCACGACGTACGCTATCGATTAAAGGCAGCGCACCGGTGGGTGCATGCATTGCAGCGCGCTGGCATGGAAGTCGGGTTGCATCCGAGCTATCATGCGGCCGTCCATCGCGAACACCTGGAACGTGAACGCCATCGTCTGGCAGCGCTGCTGGATCGCCCCCTGCTATCGGTCCGGACGCATTACCTTCGCTGGATGGAGCCAGCGACGCCTCGGCTGTTGGCAGCGGCCGGTTTCCGAATTGACAGCACGCTGGGCTGGCCGGATCATGAAGGATTCCGACGAGGCACCTGCCTGCCCTTCCAGTTGTTCGATGTGCAGGCCAACGCGCCGCTGCCGCTCTGGGAGTTGCCGCTGGCCGTGATGGAATCGGTGCTGTTTGTGCGGCGCGGTCTGACGCCGACCAAAGCGCTGCGTGTGACCGAGACATTACTCCAGACATGCCGGCAGTACGGGGGCGTGTGCGTCGCGCTCTGGCATACTACCCTGTGGGACGAACGCGACTTTCCCGGTTGGGGCGCCCACTTCGAGCAGACCCTGCAACAGGCCGCGGCTCAGGAGGCATTGATTGTAGATTTGCGATCAGCGATAAAAAACTGGCGTTGAGCGGTACGGCTTATGTCTGGCTACTTGTTTCGCGTTGGGCCAGCACCTCTTCACGAGTGGGCACGCGCCGGCACAGGTACCAGATGCCAATGGCGCCCAGCATGACCACCAGTATTTTAGCGGTCAGCGTGGGCAGGCGCCAGGCGCTCAGCAGGAGGGACAGTACGATAATCGCGATGGCCCATCGCTTGGTGCGGCGTGGGACGCCGAGCCCGGCGCGGTAAGCACGGATAGCGGGGCCAATGCGCGGGAGATTCAGCAGCCATTGCTCCAGGCGCGGGCTGCTGCGGGCAAAGAAGTAAGCTGCTAGCAGGAAAAATGGCGTGGCAGGCAGAATAGGTAGAAAAATACCTAAGAATCCCAGACCAGTGCAGAGCAACCCACTGCCGAGACGAAGCAATCGCATAGCCGCAGGGCCGATTGGCACGGTGTTGCAGCAGGCACCTACGCTTGGCACAAACGGGCGTTTCCAGGCGAGATGCTTTTCTACAGCCTTTAACGAGAAGGCTGGCGGGACGAGTCGGCCGGCACCGAAACGTCGGGAGGAAGGGAGAGAAGCGTGCGCAAATCGATGGTTTCAAAGGGCCGTCCTTTCAAATAGAGTGGGCAGCCAAAACGTTCGGCATAATCGAGCAGGGCATGCCCAAGTTCTGAAAAGTCAGCATGCCAGCAGGGGATGATTAATTGCTGGCCGTCTACCGTTTCCACGCGCAGATCTTGATCGGTCAATTCCAGGCGATAGACATGCGCCCAGTCGAGCGTCCAGGCATGCCGACTGTAATCATAGCCGGTAAGCGTTGTCTCAGACAGGTGCAGGCGCCAGATTTGATGCTGTAGCCGATAGAGGCGCAGGGCGGCCCAGACGGTCAGGCTGCCCCAGAGCAGGCAGAGCAGCCCTGCCACCCACAGGTCGGAAGGAGCCTGGCGCCGCGCCGCAGCCAGGAGCACCAGCCCGCCAACAAATCCGGCCGCTGCAAGCACGACGGTCCATAAGGCCTGGCGACGCAGGCGTCGGAAAGCGGCCGGGTCATCAAAGATAAGCGGTTCTGCCATGATTGCGGCGCGGTCTTCTTAAAGATTTACGATGGGAAGGCCGATGGGTTCAAGACGTCTCCGGAAAACAAAAAAGCACCGCCGGTAATCCGACGGTGCTTTGTCGCAGGAGCAAAGGGAGCATCACGCTTCTGGCTCGGGTCGGCGAGCGACCAGCGTCAGGATGTCATAGGTGGCGACCAGTTCATCGTCCTGATTGGTTACATCCACGTGCCACCGGACGACTCCGCTGGGGCGCTCCCCTTTTCGGGCCTCGCGCGGAATCTTCTGCTTTACAGTCAGTTTGGCCTGGATGGTATCGCCTGGTTTGACCGGCTTTGTAAAGCGAAGGTTTTCCAGGCCGTAGTTTGCCAGGACCGGACCTGGACGCGGATCGACAAACAGACCGGCGGCTGCCGACAGCACAAAATAGCCATGGGCGACCCGTCCCTGGAAAAGCTCGCTTTCGCGGGCGGCCAGGTCGTCCATGTGGGCATAGAAGAAGTCGCCACTGATGCCGGCAAAATTGACAATGTCGGCTTCGGTGACGGTGCGTCGGGCCGTGGTGTACGTTTCGCCGATGCGCAGCTCATCGAAGTACTTGCGGAAGGGGTGTATGTCAGCTTCCGGTCGGGAAGCGCCAGGCATCCATTCGTTGGTGATGGCCGTGAGCATGTCGGGAGATCCCTGAAGGGCGGTGCGTTGCATGTAGCGATAGAGCCCGCGGATGCCCCCCATCTCTTCGCCGCCGCCGGCGCGGCCGGGTCCCCCATGCACCAGATGCGGCAGGGGGGAGCCGTGGCCCGTGTTTTCACGGGCGCAGGTGCGGTCCAGTACAAGCAAGCGGCCATGATAGGGGGCTGTGCCGAGCACAACGGTGCGGGCCACGTCAGGATCGGCTGTAACCAGCGACCCTACCAGACTGCCCCGTCCCATACGGGCCAGCCGGACGGCCTCTTCCAGATCGTGATACGGCATGACGGTGTTGACCGGACCGAAAGCTTCTACTTCGTGCGGAGCCGTATGCTCGAAGGGACGAGCGCAGTAAAGCAGGGTCGGTGGGAAAAAGGCACCGCGCTCAGGGTCTGCGTCAACGATTTCAAAACCATTACGGCTACCCCAGACGATCTCGCCAGCGGCTGCCAACGCCTCCAGACGAGCCTGCACTTCCGCTACCTGGTCGCGGCTGACGAGCGGCCCCATCTGCACGCGTTCATTGGCGGGGTCACCCACTACGACCTGGCGCAGCCGGTTGGAGAGGGCTTCGAGCACCGCATCGACGCGGTCAGCTGGTACCAGCGTGCGTCGAATCGCAGTGCATCGCTGGCCCGTTTTGATGGTCATTTCTCGGACCACTTCATTGACAAAGAGCTCGAACTCGGGCATATCGGGTGTTACATCAGGGCCGAGCATGGAAAAGTTGAGCGAGTCGGCTTCCATGTTGAAGCGGACCGACTCGCGCAGAATGGTCGGATGCGACTTCAGGCGCAGACCGGTTTCAGCCGAACCTGTGAACGTTACGACGTCCTGACCGGTCAGGTGATCGAACAGGTCGCCCACACTGCCGCAGATGAGCTGGAGCGCCCCTTCCGGCAGCAGCCCCGATTCCAGCATGAGCCGGACGACACGCTCGGCTACATAGGCGGTTACTGAGGCGGGCTTGACGATGGCCGGCATGCCGGCCAGGAAGGTGGGCGCCAGCTTCTCCAGCATGCCCCAGCAGGGAAAGTTGAAGGCGTTGATGTGGACGGCTACGCCTTCAAGGGGCACCAGCAGGTGATGACCGAGGAACGTGCCGCCCCGGGAGATGCGTTCCGGGTCGCCATCGAGCAAAAAGCGTTCATCGGGTAGTTCGCGGCGGCCTTTGCTGGCATAGACGAAGAATGTGCCAATGCCGCCGTCAATATCGAGCCAGGCGTCCTGTTTGGTGGCGCCGGTAGCTCGAGAGAGCTCATACAGTTCTGCTTTGTGCTCGTTGAGGTAGAGCGCCAGTGCTTTAAGCATGCGGGCGCGTTCGTGGAAGGTCATCTGGCGAAGTTTGGGGCCGCCTACGGTGCGGGCATATTCCAGCATGCCTTTGAAGTCGAGGCCTTCGCTGGAAATTTCGGCAATTGGTTCACCGGTGACCGCATGATACACCGTGCGGCCTTTTCCCTGGGGCGTGTGCCAGCGGCCCTGCGCAAAGCTCTGCACTTTGCCGAGATAGACGGTTGTCTCCATGGCGTTTGTGGAATGGTTGGTCTACAGGGGAGGATTTCAGGAGTTCTGGTGCGCTGCCAGCGTTTCACGAAACGTCTTGTAGATTGCTTCCATTCTGGGACGGTTGGGCGGTACTTCGCGCAACGGTTCGCAGGGGCGCAGGCTGCGGCGTAGTTGCTCGGGCAACTGCTGGTACAGGCGTGTGCCGGCCGTTTTCCAGGCCAGCCGTTCGTCGCTCACGTCTCCTACGATGCGAGCAGGAACGCCCACGGCAATTTTGCGGGCAGGGATTTCCATCCGCTCGGGTACCAGGCAAAGCGCACCAACGATACTGCCGGCCCCCACGATGGCATGGTCCATCACCACTGCGTTCATGCCTACCAGCGCATTGCGGCCGATTCGGGCTCCGTGGATGACGGCGCCATGTCCGATATGTGCTGATTCCTCCAGATGAACTGTTACGCCCGGAAACATGTGGATGACACAATTCTCCTGGACATTGCACCCGTCCTCAATGATAATTTCGCCCCAGTCGCCCCGGATGACCGCACCGGCAGCTACATACACGTTCCGGCCGATAATAACGTTGCCGATCACCGTTGCGTTAGGATGAATGAAGGCGCTCTCATGAATAACGGGGCGAAAGCCTTCAAATTCAAAAATGTTAGCCATCGTCTGGCTCTGGATAGTTATACGCGTTCGATTACGGTTGCCATGCCCTGGCCTACGCCTACGCAGAGCGTGCAGAGTGCGTAGCGGGCCTGTCGTTGTTCTAACTCGACGGTAGCCGTCAGGATCAGACGGGCGCCTGACATGCCCAGGGGGTGGCCCAGGGCGATGGCGCCACCGTTCGGATTGAGGCGGGGATCATCGTCAGCCACGCCCCACTGGCGGATGCAGGCCAGCACCTGCGCCGCAAAAGCCTCGTTGAGTTCGATCACGTCCAGGTCGTCGAAGGTCAGGCCGGCCCGTTGAAGGGCTCGACGCGCTGCTTCGACGGGACCAATGCCCATTATGCGCGGTTCCACGCCGACAACGGCGGAGCTGACAATGCGGGCTCTGGGTTTCAAGTTAAAGCGGCGCACCGCCTCCTCGGAGGCTAACAGCAGGGCGCAGGCACCGTCGTTCAGCCCGGAGGAGTTGCCAGCTGTTACGGTTCCCCCTTTTCGAAAAACGGGGGGTAGCTTGGCAAGGGCTTCAAGCGTTGTGTCCGGGCGGATATGCTCGTCGTCTTTTACCAGGCGGGGAGGCGCTTTGGGCTGGGGCGCCTCAATGGGAGCAATTTCCAGTGCCAGCCGGCCTCGCGCGCGCGCAGCAGCCGCTTTCTGGTGGGAGCGATAGGCGAACAGGTCCTGATCTTCTCGTGCAATACCGTACAGCTCCACCAGGTTTTCGGCGGTGCAGCCCATAGGCTCGGCGCCATAGCGGGCTTCCATTCTGGGGTTGACAAAGCGCCAGCCCAGGCTTGTGTCGTAGAGCGCTACGTCGCGTCCAAACGGACGACTGGCTTTGGAAAGTACAAAGGGGGCGCGCGTCATGTGTTCAATACCACCGGCCAGAAAGAGGTCGCCGTCGCCTGCCCGGATAGCACGGGCGGCCTCTACGACCGCACTCATGCCCGAGGCGCAGAGGCGGTTGATGGTTACGCCCGGGACGCTGGGCGGCAGATCGGCCAGCAGCAGTGCCATGCGGGCCACATTCCGGTTGTCCTCGCCGGCCTGGTTAGCGCAGCCCATGTACACGTCGTCAATGGCGGCCGGGTCGAGGTCCGGGTGGCGGTTCAGCAGAGCGCGCAGTACGTGAGCGGCCAGGTCGTCGGCCCGCACGGTAGCCAGCGCTCCTCCCAGGCGGCCAATGGGCGTACGAACGCCATCAATGATGTAAGCGTCACGCATAGGGTTGAACGTAGCCATTCCGTGATTAGAAGCGCTTCCGCACAAACGGTTCAGGCATGCGTCTGTTTCGTGCGGTATACGGTTCCGCGCACATATGCCACGCGGGTACCGTCGGCTCGGGTGACTATGACATCATAAAGTGCGACGCGACGGCCTGCTGACACCTCTTCAGCTACCGCCGTGAGCACATCGCCGGCTTTTACGGGCGTTGCATAGAAAACAGTGCTTTCCAGGGTCATGGTTACTACGCCGCAGGTATTGGAGGCAAAGGCCAGGGCACTGTCGGCCAGCGCAAAGGCAATGCCGCCATGAGCGACGGCAAACCCGTTGAGCATTTCCGGGCGCACCGTCATGCGCACCCTGGCGCGTCCCGGCTCGACCGAAAGGACCTCGATTCCCAGCCACTGGCTAAACGCATCGCGCGCCATCATCTGGTCCACAATGCGCCGGGCCCGCTGTTCGGGCGTTTCGTGCTGCGTCTGAGTGGGCATAGGCCTATCAGGGTGCAGTGGTACTACGTTGCATCCTCAAAGAAACGGGCTCCCTGCCGAATCATCTGTCGAAAGAGTGGACTGGGGCGGTATCGGTCTTCTCGGTAGGTTTCGTAGAG includes the following:
- the pcaF gene encoding 3-oxoadipyl-CoA thiolase; this encodes MRDAYIIDGVRTPIGRLGGALATVRADDLAAHVLRALLNRHPDLDPAAIDDVYMGCANQAGEDNRNVARMALLLADLPPSVPGVTINRLCASGMSAVVEAARAIRAGDGDLFLAGGIEHMTRAPFVLSKASRPFGRDVALYDTSLGWRFVNPRMEARYGAEPMGCTAENLVELYGIAREDQDLFAYRSHQKAAAARARGRLALEIAPIEAPQPKAPPRLVKDDEHIRPDTTLEALAKLPPVFRKGGTVTAGNSSGLNDGACALLLASEEAVRRFNLKPRARIVSSAVVGVEPRIMGIGPVEAARRALQRAGLTFDDLDVIELNEAFAAQVLACIRQWGVADDDPRLNPNGGAIALGHPLGMSGARLILTATVELEQRQARYALCTLCVGVGQGMATVIERV
- a CDS encoding PaaI family thioesterase; translated protein: MPTQTQHETPEQRARRIVDQMMARDAFSQWLGIEVLSVEPGRARVRMTVRPEMLNGFAVAHGGIAFALADSALAFASNTCGVVTMTLESTVFYATPVKAGDVLTAVAEEVSAGRRVALYDVIVTRADGTRVAYVRGTVYRTKQTHA